The following proteins are co-located in the Telopea speciosissima isolate NSW1024214 ecotype Mountain lineage chromosome 9, Tspe_v1, whole genome shotgun sequence genome:
- the LOC122640449 gene encoding heterogeneous nuclear ribonucleoprotein 1-like, protein MVNFKGASSENDLKTSEKNTGDGASPGKIFIGGLHKDTSLATFTKYFGKYGDITDSVIMKDRYTGQPRGFGFITYAEPSVVDKVIEETHVINGKQVEIKRTIPKGSVHSKDFKTKKIFVGGVPTTVTDDEFKNFFSKYGKVVDHQIIRDHATNRSRGFGFIIFDSEQVVDDMLEKGNMIDLAGNQVEIKKAEPKKASNPPPLPAFGSDSRARSIGDPLSGFGDTYSGFGAASYRTPGGLDGRLGGYGGYAGGGGDFGGGYGGLGSSGLGGYRGESSLGYSSRLGSYGGGFGGGYGGSGLGGYGRGGDGYGGYGGYGGYGGSSYGGGYDSGPGASYGGAGGLYGSRAGYSGSSRYHPYAR, encoded by the exons ATGGTGAATTTTAAGGGTGCTTCGTCAGAAAACGATTTGAAGACATCGGAGAAAAACACAGGAGATGGAGCGAGTCCCGG AAAGATTTTTATCGGAGGACTACATAAAGATACGAGTCTCG CGACATTCACcaaatattttggaaaatatggAGATATAACTGATTCAGTTATAATGAAAGATCGATACACGGGGCAGCCAAggggttttgggtttattaCATATGCTGAGCCGTCGGTGGTTGACAAGGTTATCGAAGAAACCCATGTCATTAACGGAAAACAA GTGGAGATAAAACGAACCATCCCAAAAGGCTCTGTGCattctaaggattttaaaacaaagaaaatatttgTTGGTGGGGTGCCAACAACTGTTACTGATG ATGAattcaaaaatttcttttccAAGTATGGGAAGGTGGTGGACCACCAGATAATTCGTGATCATGCAACCAATCGTTCTCGTGGATTTGGATTTATTATATTTGACAGCGAACAAGttgtagatgatatgcttgaGAAGGGTAATATGATTGATCTGGCGGGTAACCAG GTGGAGATCAAGAAGGCTGAACCAAAGAAAGCCTCAAACCCACCACCACTTCCTGCATTCGGTAGTGATTCTAGGGCTCGTTCCATTGGTGACCCTCTCAGTGGATTTGGCGACACATATAGTGGTTTTGGTGCTGCTTCCTATAGGACACCTGGAGGTCTTGATGGTAGACTTGGTGGTTATGGGGGGTATGCTGGTGGAGGCGGAGATTTTGGCGGTGGTTATGGGGGGTTGGGCAGCAGTGGCCTAGGTGGGTACAGAGGAGAGTCCTCCCTTGGTTATTCTAGTCGCCTGGGATCATATGGTGGGGGATTTGGAGGTGGTTATGGTGGAAGTGGCCTAGGTGGCTATGGCCGAGGAGGTGATGGCTATGGAGGCTATGGAGGCTATGGAGGCTATGGTGGGTCAAGCTATGGTGGTGGTTATGATTCTGGCCCTGGTGCCAGTTATGGTGGGGCAGGTGGATTATATGGAAGTAGAGCAGGTTATAGTGGCAGTAGTCGGTACCATCCTTATGCCAGGTAG